One Onychomys torridus unplaced genomic scaffold, mOncTor1.1, whole genome shotgun sequence genomic region harbors:
- the LOC118575272 gene encoding LOW QUALITY PROTEIN: speckle-type POZ protein-like (The sequence of the model RefSeq protein was modified relative to this genomic sequence to represent the inferred CDS: deleted 1 base in 1 codon), producing the protein MAGDRTAQRLDHTQISFQKISYRWTICNFPFFLEEMPGSIRSPTFSIGANDKWCLTVYPKGIDEVSADYLSVNLLLLSCLKSHVWAKFQFCIINAEGDKTETMRSPKAFKFVPGLGCGFKKYILRDFLLSHAPCLLPDNHFTLLCMVSMVQDSFIISDQNRKPGIQVPRCTLTDDIGELWENSLFTDCCLVVSGQEFQAHKAILAARSPVFRAMFQHDMEESRKNRFEIPDLEPQVFKAMMDFIYTGKAPHLDSMADVVLAAADKYDLEHLKVMCEDALFKDLSVENAAHTLSLADIHSSGQLKTQVLDFITAHASEVSETLGWKAMVGSYPHLVAEAYHSLASAHLSFLEPPFKRLKQS; encoded by the exons ATGGCAGGAGACAGGACAGCCCAGAGATTGGACCACACTCAAATCAGCTTTCAGAAAATCTCCTACAGGTGGACCATCTGcaacttccct ttttttttggaggaaatGCCAGGAAGCATTAGAAGCCCAACTTTCTCAATAGGAGCCAATGACAAATGGTGTTTGACAGTATACCCAAAGGGAATCGATGAAGTAAGTGCAGATTACCTATCTGTTAATCTACTTTTGCTCAGCTGTCTAAAGAGCCATGTTTGGGCAAAGTTCCAGTTCTGCATCATAAATGCTGAAGgagacaaaacagaaaccatgagGAGCCCAAAAGCCTTTAAGTTCGTGCCAGGCCTTGGCTGTGGATTCAAAAAGTACATCCTTCGAGATTTCCTCCTGTCTCATGCACCTTGTCTTCTTCCAGACAACCATTTCACACTTCTCTGCATGGTGAGCATGGTCCAGGACTCATTCATTATCTCTGACCAGAACAGAAAGCCAGGGATTCAAGTTCCCAGATGCACATTGACAGATGACATAGGAGAGCTGTGGGAGAATTCCTTATTCACAGACTGCTGCCTGGTGGTATCTGGCCAGGAATTCCAGGCTCACAAGGCCATCTTAGCAGCTCgctctccagttttcagagccatgtttcaacATGACATGGAGGAGAGCAGAAAGAACCGCTTTGAGATCCCTGACTTGGAGCCACAAGTGTTCAAAGCAATGATGGACTTCATTTACACTGGAAAGGCACCACACCTAGACAGCATGGCAGATgttgtgctggcagctgctgacaaGTATGACCTGGAGCATTTGAAGGTCATGTGTGAGGATGCCCTCTTCAAGgacctctctgtggagaatgctgcccaTACTCTCTCCCTGGCTGACAtccacagctcagggcagctgaaaacccaggtgctggatttcattacagctcatgcttctgaggtctctgagacCTTAGGCTGGAAGGCAATGGTGGGCTCATATCCCCATTTAGTGGCTGAAGCATACCATTCCCTGGCTTCAGCTCATCTCTCTTTCCTGGAGCCCCCTTTCAAACGCTTGAAGCAATCCTAG